From Salvia splendens isolate huo1 chromosome 16, SspV2, whole genome shotgun sequence, a single genomic window includes:
- the LOC121769755 gene encoding myb-related protein 306-like, protein MGRPPCCDKIGVKKGSWTPEEDIILVSYVQENGPGNWRAVPATTGLRRCSKSCRLRWTNYLRPGIKRGSFTLQEEKMIIQLQALLGNKWAAIASYLPERTDNDIKNYWNTHLKKKLKKLQIASVIETSNNDSKSHSISRGQWEKRLQDNITTAKQALRDALSSENAAESPSSAAVYASSTQNIARLLKNWVKTEPNESKCSSNVSTTVDSVCSKEEESTGMDMNGAFESIFGLESLEASNSDEFSRSASPLVANCEIKQEENSTSLSVLENWLLDFEMKDYLTDVSFDENLV, encoded by the exons ATGGGGAGGCCTCCTTGCTGCGACAAAATCGGTGTGAAGAAAGGCTCTTGGACTCCTGAAGAAGACATCATCCTTGTTTCCTATGTTCAAGAAAATGGTCCTGGAAATTGGAGGGCTGTTCCTGCTACTACTG GTTTGAGGAGATGTAGCAAGAGTTGCAGGCTGAGGTGGACTAACTACCTCCGCCCAGGAATTAAAAGAGGAAGCTTCACTCTTCAAGAAGAGAAGATGATTATTCAACTCCAAGCCCTTTTGGGGAACAA ATGGGCTGCGATAGCTTCGTATCTCCCAGAGAGAACAGACAACGACATCAAGAACTACTGGAACACGCATTTGAAGAAGAAGCTCAAGAAGCTACAAATCGCTTCAGTCATCGAAACCAGCAATAATGACTCGAAATCACACTCCATTTCGAGGGGGCAGTGGGAGAAGAGGCTTCAAGACAATATCACCACAGCCAAACAAGCCCTTCGCGACGCGTTGTCGTCTGAGAACGCCGCGGAGTCTCCCTCCTCCGCGGCCGTGTACGCCTCCAGCACTCAGAACATCGCTAGGTTGCTCAAGAACTGGGTGAAAACCGAGCCGAATGAGTCCAAATGCTCGAGCAATGTTTCAACGACTGTCGATTCGGTGTGTAGCAAGGAAGAGGAGAGCACTGGGATGGATATGAACGGAGCTTTTGAGTCCATTTTCGGGTTGGAGAGTCTAGAAGCTTCGAATTCCGATGAGTTTTCGAGATCTGCTTCGCCTTTGGTTGCTAATTGTGAGATCAAAcaagaagagaattcaactTCTTTGTCAGTGTTGGAAAATTGGCTGCTGgattttgagatgaaggattatttGACTGATGTCTCGTTTGATGAgaatttagtttag